The Natronolimnobius baerhuensis DNA segment CAATTGGAGGTCGATGTTGCATTCGATTACGATGGCGATCTCCCTGACGGTGAAACACAAGTAGGTGCAAACTTCAGCGTCGATGAGGTGCTTTCAGAGCAGCGAAACATAACGCTCGACGACACATCAACGATCAACGAAACGTTCACACATAATCGAGAAGCGACCGATCCACCAATACGTAATGCTACGATCAAGACACCAGGTGGAAACGAGACAATCTCGTTTAATCATACCACTGATCTCACGTTCTCGAACGTCACCGACCCAGCCGCGCGAAACGAGACCCTCTCAGCGACTGTCACGCTCGAGAACACTGGCGAAGTCCCAGGCCAAGAAACGCTCAAGATTTCGGCGCTGAATCCATCGGCTGTCTACTCGGATTCAACGGTCGAGTCAACTGCTGTGTTGAATCCGGGCGAATCTGTAAGTAGAGATGTTACATTTGAGTTGAGCGACAACGCACCGCCGCAGGTCGAGTTAGAAGCGACGACGGGGACGACGACCGAGACGACGACGGTCGAGGTGCGCGATAACGAACCCGAGTTCGAGATTACAGACACGAGCGTCACGGAAGCCGACGGCGGCGACGAGAACGCGACGCTGCTGACCGTCGGCGCAACTGTCGAGAACACTGGTGGCGTTGCGGGCACACAGGACGTCGCGCTCAGTTTCGACGGTGAAACGGTTCACACGGAAACAGTCTCGCTCGAGCCTGACGACGAGCAGACGATTTCGACTGATGTCGAAGTGACGGAGGAGCAGACGTACGCCTACGGCAGCACAACCGAGGACGATTCGGTCAGCGAGACGACCGACGTCGTGAGCCCGGATACCGGCGACTCGAGTGGTATCCTGAGTGCGATTTCGCTCGATACGCTCCTCATGCCGTTGCTCGCGCTCTCGGTGCTTGGCGCGCTCGTCGTCGGTGGCGCGGTGATCAAACAACGGGCTGATCCAGCCGACTTGCCTGACGGGCTTCAGGGTCGTATGGCAGCACTGCAGCCTGCAGCACAGCGCCTACAAAATGCTGCTCGGAACCTCGTCTCGAGCGATGGGACTGGAACCGTCGTCGTCCAGAACAACCTTCCACGCGAAGCACTGGTTCGAATTCGCGTCCGCTCGGACGACGAGATTCAGTTCCTCGAGGATTTCGAACTCGCCGCCGAGGAACGCCGAAGCCTCGAGTGTTTGCCGTCCGGCTCCGAGTTCGAGGTTGGCTCGGGCGTCGACGATATCGCCGCCCACGAAGAACGCTTCGGTGGCGACACGAGCGAGGTCGGCGTGATCCTTCGGCCGGAAGGGATTACGATCAAAGCGCTGTAGGCAGTCATCAGTGTGTTAGTGCGTCAGTACAAGCAGTTTCTCAGCAGTTCTGGCGAGACAGAAGGGCCGGTCCGGCGGCGTCTCGAACGATTCCGTCTGGCGCTCGGTCACAAAGAGGCGGTCGAACGCCTGATCGCAGGCGGGACAGCGCAAGTCCTTTCGATTCTCGAGTGTGCGCGTCTCACCGGTGTCGGTGAGGAGTTTCATCCGAGACCGGTAATCGTGGATACTAAAGCCATCGGTGAGGTCGATCCGTGCCATACACGCGTATTCGGCGGAAGTGGTTCATAGCCATCGGCCGAGAGCCGATAGCGCGGGGACGTCACAGCGACACCTCATGCAAAGACCGTGACTATGACTGGATCCGCCTGTGCGCCCGAGTCCAAAATCATGTCGTCTTTCCCACCGTCTGGCCACAACCTTATTATACACAGAAGAGAAGTCCGAAAAAGACACTGATTCTATTATAAAACATCACTAAATAAGACATGTCTTCTATTTTCGGCCTCATTTTACGCATCTATCGCACATTCACCGAGAAATTGAGTTATTATGTCCGAACAGACGGCTTGAACTATCGGAAATCATGACGTTCTCTTCCCTGTGGTTTAATATCTGTCAGTCTAACCGATTTAGTCGTCGTGCGGGATTGCGCACTCGAGTCAATTCGGCTGTGTGTGGCCGACATGTGACGTGAGCCCGCCTACGAACAACCCCCATGGTGAACGGTAATGCGTGAGGAGACAGCTAATACATCGTCCGTGTTCGACGAACTATCGAATGCGGCAGGAGACGCTCAATCGGAATCGTACGAAAGCGCCCTCGGCTCACTCGAGGGACAAACAAATACCACTGAAACGGTCGAACAGGAACTCGAGGGCCTGATGGAGCAGGTCAACGGGACGCTCTCGACCGAGGACGTGCAGTTCGATGAAGCGATGGTCAAGGAGAATCTCGACGAGATTCTGCTCTTGCTCATCGCGTTTCGCGGCGAAGCGCACGGAAAAGAGTTGCTTTCAGATCTCTCGCAGTTGTTCGATGCGACGCTCAGTCCGGGAACGGTCTATCCCGCACTGCATGCATTGAACGAAGACGACGTGCTGGCGCTGCACACCAAAGTCCGAACGAAAGAGTACTCGATCAACGACGGTGCGCACGTCCGAAACACGGTCGAGCAAACAATGGTACAGCACCTGGCGTTTGGCCTCTTGCTGTATGCATTTCTTGGCCGACTCTAGGGCGGTCGACGCTCTCTTTCACTCACTCAGTGAGTGATATCTCGAGAGAGGACCCGACCTGACTCCAAATGACTCGACCGGACTTATTCGTCGCTCTCGAGTCCCTTCGCGATATCGCTCAGGCTCTTGCTCGGTGGCTCGTAGGCGTCGTAGTAGTTCGTCTCGCCGGGTTCGCGGAGCCCGTAATAAAAGTCGGGTTCGATCACGTCGACGAGAATCGAGCCACCCGGTGTGATGCCGTGGTCGGCAGTCCAGTCGGCGAGCAGGTCGATGCCGCCGCTTGGGTCGCGGGCGGTATCGGGCGTCTCGTAGATGCCAGGAATCGACAGCCCGTCACCGGTGAGCGGGCGTTCGACGCGAGCAAAGCACTCGTCGCGGTCAACTGCGACGCGGACGACCTCGTCAGTCGGGAACGCATCACGGTCTTCGGCAGGCAGTTCGATGCGGACACCGGTTGCTGTCTCCGTACACGTTGCACGGACGGTCTGGACTGATGGATGGTCGCTTGCAATTCGGTCTGCCATGGGAAAAGTGACGAAATCGGCGTCGTTACTCGTCGTCGCCGTCGCCGAGCAGTTCGTCGACGTCGGTGCTGCCACGGGCGACAATCGAGGCGTTGATCTGTGCAACGGCGTCAGAGACTTCCTTTCCACGAACCGTGATACGGCGACGCTCGCCATCACGGGATGGCTTGTAGCCAGTCTGACGACCAGTCATCAGCACTTCGCTCAGGTTTGCACCGGCGGCATCTGGGTTGAGCGGGCGTCCAGCATCGTCCGATCCACCGGTGATCTCGAGCGTGTAGCCCTCGAGACCGACCGCGGAGCCGTCGACTTCCTCGCCGATGGACTTGCCAATGAACCGGTTTGCATCCTGTTCTTCTGCCTCGAGCTGGTGGGACGACCCGGATTCTGGGTCGCCAACGACGACAGTGAAACTTGCCATGTGAAACGGAAGACGGTCACTGCTCAAAAGAACATCGATAAAACGTCGCTGGTCGGACTCGAAGACTCAAGTGCTGTGAACCCCTCACATAGGGCGTGTCTCTCGATCTCGAGCGACTGACAGATCAGTTGTGCCACCGCTTTGGTGGGAGCGACGGCGAAGCCCGAGTCGTTGCCCGGCAGGCGAGCGATCTTGCCGATTCCGGCCACTATGAGACGACTGTCGGCACCCCACTGACAGCCGAGATCGTTCTCGAAGAACTTGCGGACGCCCCCGATGGAACGCCAGCAGATCGGTGGAACTGGTGGATCGGTGCACTCGAGATCGCGTATGGCGGCTACAGCCAGTTTGGGGTCCGACAGTATCAGAGGTGACAACCTGTACGAACGAAACGACTTTTATGGGTCCCTGACCAAATAGTCAGCTAGTGACCGATCCCGACGTTCGCAACGCGATTATGACAGCGACCTACGAAGCCCTGTGTGAACACGGCTACACAGACCTGACGGCACAGGATATCGCCGACAGGACGGACAAGAGCAAGTCGCTGCTGTTCTATCACTACGACTCCAAGGAAGACCTGGTCGCGGACTTCCTGGTGTTCTTGCGTGAGTTGTTCGAAGAGCGATTCGACGAAACCGACGACCACCCGCCATCGGATCGACTCGCCATGTTCGTCGACTGGTACCTCTACGGCTCGACCGACGGCGACGAACGCCAGTCGTTTCACACGGCCATGCTCGAGTTGCGAACACAGGCACCGTACAACGACCAGTTCCGACAGGAGCTCCGGAAAACGGACGACGACCTTCGAGACATTCTCGAGGCCATCCTCCGGGATGGGATCGACACGGGCGAGTTTACCGACCACGACCCGGAGGAGACGGCTGCGTTGCTTATCGCGGCAATCGATGGCGCACGGACGCGACAGCTCACACTGGATCGCGACGAATACCTCGGTGCCGTTCGCTCGGCTATCGTGACCCGCGTTATCGACGACCTGCTGGCAGGCGACCGTTCGTTCCCAACGGAACCGTTCTCGAATGAGTTGAGTCAGGCCCGTCTTGAGGCCACCGCCGACTCCTCTCCGGCGACGACGCGATCAACTGATGAATCCACTGACGAATCATGACTGACTACCCCCAAACAGCAGTATCCGACGCTCAACACGCCCGCGACCCACCAGCAGTCGAGAAGTCATTTGCTAGCCTCTCACCAACGGTTCGAGCAATCGCAGTCGACGCAGTGGGTCCGCGTGAGCACTCGGTCCCCGTTGCACTCTGTGCGCTTGCGAGTGCAACCGCCACCCACCACGACAGCGGAATCGAACTCAGTATGACACCACTCACAGACACCTCCTCGAGCGACCGTGATCAAATGCCGTTCCTCGAGGACTCCGAAGTTGAGGGTCTCGAGCACCTTATCGACGCCGTCTCGCTGCTCGAGGGCTATGTCCGGATCCGCGCGGAGTTGCTGACTGGCGACCGATACAACGACGCCGACCAGCGCGACGCCGCCGTGCTGGCAAGTGATTTCCTGCACGCTGCTGCCTACGAACCGATTGCGGACATTCCCATTCCTGACCACCGTGCGACTGAACTGTATCGCATTCTCGCAACCGGCTCCGGTGCGCTTGCAGTCCAGTTCATGCACGCAGCGCCAGCGAAAGAGCGGGCAGTCACTGC contains these protein-coding regions:
- a CDS encoding DUF7385 family protein, with the protein product MARIDLTDGFSIHDYRSRMKLLTDTGETRTLENRKDLRCPACDQAFDRLFVTERQTESFETPPDRPFCLARTAEKLLVLTH
- a CDS encoding TetR/AcrR family transcriptional regulator, whose translation is MTDPDVRNAIMTATYEALCEHGYTDLTAQDIADRTDKSKSLLFYHYDSKEDLVADFLVFLRELFEERFDETDDHPPSDRLAMFVDWYLYGSTDGDERQSFHTAMLELRTQAPYNDQFRQELRKTDDDLRDILEAILRDGIDTGEFTDHDPEETAALLIAAIDGARTRQLTLDRDEYLGAVRSAIVTRVIDDLLAGDRSFPTEPFSNELSQARLEATADSSPATTRSTDESTDES
- a CDS encoding PadR family transcriptional regulator; this translates as MREETANTSSVFDELSNAAGDAQSESYESALGSLEGQTNTTETVEQELEGLMEQVNGTLSTEDVQFDEAMVKENLDEILLLLIAFRGEAHGKELLSDLSQLFDATLSPGTVYPALHALNEDDVLALHTKVRTKEYSINDGAHVRNTVEQTMVQHLAFGLLLYAFLGRL
- a CDS encoding 30S ribosomal protein S6e, giving the protein MASFTVVVGDPESGSSHQLEAEEQDANRFIGKSIGEEVDGSAVGLEGYTLEITGGSDDAGRPLNPDAAGANLSEVLMTGRQTGYKPSRDGERRRITVRGKEVSDAVAQINASIVARGSTDVDELLGDGDDE
- a CDS encoding DUF7112 family protein, translated to MADRIASDHPSVQTVRATCTETATGVRIELPAEDRDAFPTDEVVRVAVDRDECFARVERPLTGDGLSIPGIYETPDTARDPSGGIDLLADWTADHGITPGGSILVDVIEPDFYYGLREPGETNYYDAYEPPSKSLSDIAKGLESDE